From Oryzias melastigma strain HK-1 linkage group LG17, ASM292280v2, whole genome shotgun sequence:
TCTTTCTTCATCAGTATCTGACGATGAAGAGGAGCAAGACGAAGTGGGCGTACAAGATGACCTCTCGTCCCTTTCAGAGTCGTCTTCTTCCTCACTGCTCTCTTCTGTGCCTTGCTCTGAGGAGAGAAGGATACATTCCCAGTACAGCCGAGGAACAGAGGTGTTCCACAGAAAACGGTGTTTACCTTCTAGTAGCTTCTGCTGGAGCAGTGGGAGGATCTCAGAGGCCTCGGGGTTGGTCGGCTCATAGATGAGAGCTGGAGAGAAGAATACAAGCGCGATGAGCAAACTGTGGAGGTTACCAACCTGACAAACTCAGCTGATCGATGAAGGATCCGTACTCATCTGACAGAGTCGGAAGGCCAGCTggaagtctttgtttttcagcGCTCTGATGAActgaaacaccacaatttttatgattatttgaAAAGGCCTGACTCATGTTTACAAAAGCCaaaatgcacaaacaaaaacccTTTACCCCCATCA
This genomic window contains:
- the erich2 gene encoding glutamate-rich protein 2, translated to MDGDAQTSASVDEDLVKQPLMEPRSADSAAAANGKTEQPDEEDEDKAPLGLLMGFIRALKNKDFQLAFRLCQMTLIYEPTNPEASEILPLLQQKLLEEQGTEESSEEEDDSERDERSSCTPTSSCSSSSSDTDEERRDPDDDEQEKHA